A genomic stretch from Bacillota bacterium includes:
- the miaB gene encoding tRNA (N6-isopentenyl adenosine(37)-C2)-methylthiotransferase MiaB, whose translation MDREITEIIHQTGQIGEGKRYLIITLGCQMNEHDSEVMAALLESIGYSPALAPEDSDLILINTCAVRKKPEDKVASLLGKFNALKQENRDLIIAVAGCMSQQSSAAEYLKERFHHVDLIFGTHALPRLPLLIEEAISTKKMIIDIEEDYTDREGLPVKRLGSLQAWLPVIYGCNNFCSYCIVPHVRGRERSRLPEEIIKEAETMAVEGYKEITLLGQNVNSYGNDLPGKPSFAELLRKLDKVEGLERIRFMTSHPKDLSLDLINAVKEGRKICEHFHLPVQSGSNRILEKMNRRYTREHYLDLVHRIREAIPGVAITSDLIVGFPGETEQDLIDTADLLEKARFDNAFSFIYSPRKNTTASELTDELSRNEKEERLQYLNKIQHRISREINNLLKDQVLEVLVEGYSKTKPEMQTGRTRTNKLVHFKCSEALSGKLIWIKITEARTWNLGGIIN comes from the coding sequence TTGGACAGGGAAATAACGGAAATAATCCATCAAACCGGGCAGATCGGGGAAGGAAAACGTTACCTGATAATTACTCTGGGCTGCCAGATGAACGAACATGATTCAGAAGTAATGGCTGCACTGTTGGAATCTATCGGTTACAGTCCTGCTCTAGCCCCTGAAGATTCAGATCTGATCCTGATTAACACCTGTGCTGTAAGAAAAAAACCTGAAGATAAGGTGGCTTCCCTTCTGGGTAAATTTAATGCCCTGAAACAGGAGAACAGGGACCTGATCATTGCCGTAGCCGGTTGTATGTCTCAGCAGAGTTCGGCAGCTGAATATCTGAAAGAGCGATTTCATCACGTTGATCTGATTTTCGGCACTCATGCCCTACCCCGTTTACCCCTGTTGATTGAAGAAGCAATCAGTACGAAAAAGATGATTATAGACATCGAAGAAGACTACACTGATCGGGAAGGTTTGCCGGTAAAACGTCTTGGGTCTCTGCAGGCCTGGCTGCCTGTGATTTACGGATGTAATAATTTTTGTTCCTACTGCATCGTACCGCACGTCCGCGGCAGGGAAAGGAGCCGGTTACCTGAAGAGATAATCAAAGAAGCCGAAACAATGGCTGTGGAAGGATATAAGGAAATAACCCTGCTCGGTCAGAATGTTAATTCTTACGGCAACGATCTTCCCGGAAAACCTTCTTTTGCCGAGCTGTTACGTAAATTGGACAAAGTTGAAGGCCTGGAGCGAATACGTTTCATGACATCTCATCCGAAGGATTTATCGTTGGATTTGATTAATGCTGTTAAAGAGGGAAGAAAGATTTGTGAGCACTTTCATTTACCGGTACAATCAGGAAGCAACAGGATCCTGGAAAAGATGAACAGGCGTTATACTCGTGAACACTATCTGGATTTAGTTCACAGAATCAGGGAAGCGATACCCGGCGTGGCTATTACTTCAGACCTGATCGTCGGTTTCCCGGGTGAAACTGAACAGGATCTTATTGATACTGCAGATCTTTTGGAAAAAGCGCGTTTTGATAATGCCTTTTCGTTTATTTATTCACCAAGAAAAAATACTACCGCTTCAGAGTTAACAGATGAACTGAGTAGAAATGAGAAAGAAGAGAGGCTGCAATACCTAAATAAAATTCAACACCGGATCAGCAGGGAAATTAATAATCTTTTAAAAGATCAGGTATTGGAAGTCCTTGTTGAGGGATACAGTAAAACAAAACCGGAGATGCAAACAGGGAGAACCAGAACGAATAAGCTGGTACACTTTAAATGTTCAGAAGCTCTTAGCGGTAAACTGATCTGGATTAAAATTACGGAGGCACGGACCTGGAATCTTGGAGGAATAATCAATTGA
- a CDS encoding ROK family protein, whose product MNNEIYGVFDIGGTKILFHLIDEEGNSIYSEKIATPKPVEPSGIIEIIEETISKTVARLALSVKSVKSVGICIAGFVDSAQGIIYQAPNLEWNEKINLATMVENRLNCSVLIENDASAAVVGEVIFGAARGHENAVYITVSTGIGGGLFLNGRLYRGTNGFAGEIGHIKPFGKNRPCKCGGMDCLETWASGSAIAAHAADLLLNTALEQDDITTGEVFELAGNGDPLAQNIINFAAGSIGQGLSNLVNILNPSCLVIGGGVGANREDFLYKIINKIKIESIRPSVNITPLKITTAELEPESGIWGMYSLLTGKSV is encoded by the coding sequence ATGAACAATGAAATTTACGGAGTTTTTGACATAGGCGGAACGAAAATCCTTTTTCATCTGATAGATGAAGAGGGAAATAGTATTTACAGTGAAAAAATAGCAACCCCTAAACCGGTCGAGCCTTCGGGAATCATTGAAATAATAGAGGAAACTATATCTAAAACAGTTGCCAGGTTAGCGCTTTCGGTAAAATCAGTGAAGAGTGTCGGGATCTGTATTGCCGGATTTGTTGACAGTGCACAAGGAATTATTTACCAGGCACCGAATCTGGAGTGGAACGAAAAAATAAATCTCGCTACAATGGTCGAAAACAGACTAAATTGTTCTGTTTTAATAGAAAACGATGCAAGCGCAGCGGTTGTCGGCGAAGTTATTTTTGGAGCAGCCCGTGGGCATGAGAATGCCGTTTATATTACCGTAAGCACCGGGATAGGCGGGGGATTATTTTTAAATGGTCGGCTTTACAGGGGAACTAACGGGTTCGCCGGAGAAATCGGCCATATCAAGCCATTTGGCAAGAACAGACCATGTAAATGCGGTGGTATGGATTGTCTCGAAACATGGGCATCGGGAAGCGCTATAGCTGCTCATGCAGCAGACCTCTTGTTAAATACGGCACTGGAACAGGACGATATCACTACCGGCGAAGTATTTGAATTGGCTGGTAATGGAGATCCTCTGGCCCAGAATATTATAAACTTTGCCGCTGGAAGTATAGGCCAGGGATTGTCGAACCTGGTTAACATTTTAAACCCTTCCTGCCTGGTGATCGGTGGAGGAGTCGGAGCCAACCGAGAAGACTTTCTCTACAAAATCATTAATAAGATCAAGATTGAATCGATAAGGCCGTCTGTTAATATTACGCCGTTGAAAATTACCACTGCTGAACTGGAACCGGAATCTGGTATATGGGGTATGTATTCATTATTAACGGGAAAATCGGTATAA
- the nifV gene encoding homocitrate synthase, translating into MKRFLEALKENLPMLVDTTLRDGEQTAGVVFSNREKLRIAKMLDNLGVHQIEAGIPVMGGDEKEVIREIVSYNLNASIMAWNRANIEDLKHSIDCGVDAVAISISTSDIHIQHKLKTSREWVLENMVKAVKFAREHDLYISVNAEDASRSDMDFLVEFAGKAKEAGADRFRFCDTIGVLEPFKTFDIIEELISKTEMDIEMHTHNDFGMATANALAGLKAGAKFIGVTVNGLGERAGNAALEEVAMALKHLFGVNLGVNTRDFRNLCEYVARASGRQLYPGKPIVGANTFAHESGIHADGVLKHPSTYEVFSPEDVGLERQIVIGKHSGSKSIKMKFVEYGIDLSDEEASELLEAVRSVTVDLKRTLFDKELMYIYEDYLYERHKPTSEELKNR; encoded by the coding sequence ATGAAACGATTTTTGGAAGCTCTAAAAGAAAATCTGCCTATGCTGGTTGATACTACCCTGCGTGACGGTGAACAAACTGCCGGAGTAGTATTTTCAAACAGGGAAAAACTGCGTATTGCTAAAATGCTTGATAATTTAGGAGTACACCAGATTGAGGCTGGCATACCGGTTATGGGCGGCGATGAAAAAGAAGTTATCAGGGAAATTGTATCATATAACCTGAATGCAAGCATCATGGCCTGGAACCGGGCAAACATTGAGGATCTGAAGCATTCTATAGATTGCGGAGTAGACGCTGTGGCTATATCGATTTCAACGTCCGATATCCATATACAACATAAATTGAAAACTTCAAGAGAATGGGTGCTCGAAAACATGGTCAAGGCTGTTAAGTTTGCCCGTGAGCATGATTTATACATATCAGTTAATGCTGAAGATGCATCCAGAAGCGATATGGACTTTTTGGTTGAATTTGCCGGTAAAGCTAAAGAGGCCGGAGCCGATAGGTTTCGATTTTGTGATACCATCGGTGTTCTTGAACCCTTCAAAACTTTTGATATTATTGAAGAACTGATCAGTAAAACAGAAATGGATATTGAAATGCATACCCATAATGATTTCGGTATGGCAACAGCAAATGCACTGGCCGGCTTAAAAGCCGGAGCCAAGTTTATCGGAGTAACTGTTAACGGTCTCGGAGAAAGAGCAGGTAATGCAGCACTTGAAGAAGTGGCAATGGCTCTCAAACATCTTTTTGGCGTTAATCTTGGAGTAAACACCAGGGATTTCAGAAACCTTTGTGAATATGTTGCGCGCGCTTCCGGACGCCAGCTTTATCCGGGAAAACCGATTGTGGGAGCAAATACTTTTGCCCATGAATCAGGTATTCATGCCGATGGAGTTCTCAAACATCCTTCAACTTATGAAGTATTCAGCCCGGAAGATGTAGGACTGGAGAGGCAGATTGTTATCGGTAAACACTCCGGTTCAAAATCAATTAAGATGAAATTTGTGGAATATGGAATTGATCTCTCTGATGAAGAGGCTTCAGAACTGCTCGAAGCTGTGAGATCCGTGACGGTTGATCTAAAAAGAACCCTTTTTGATAAAGAATTGATGTATATCTATGAAGATTACCTTTATGAAAGACATAAGCCGACATCAGAGGAATTGAAGAACAGGTAA
- the mutS gene encoding DNA mismatch repair protein MutS: MNRTSPMMEQYKNIKAQHPDKLLMFQVGDFYEFFYEDARTAAREMDIALTSRDTGSENPIPLAGVPIHAADTYLNKLLGKGFKVVICEQVESSSQAKGLVRREITRILTPGTIIDPEMLEESRNNYLVTLIKNESSYGLAAVDVSTGDFQITEQSGEDAWEIIIDEVNRLQPSEILCSSPELELLSNYLSKSNGGCLTSSLQSIPTGPVARELITAQWGEAIWDDLSLDHYPRAVSAAAAVITYLELLQQIPSGKSHFHHLDLYFINKNMIIDMITSRNLELTQSLREGGKRGSLLGLLDNCLTGMGRRLFRRWIEQPLVNLVLINKRLDSVEELLTKPIQRRALRKKLEEIFDLERFCSKLSFERVNARDLVSLKNTLKEIELLREKICELESELLRDTAVGIPSFDDLICTLEKALVEDPPLAIKEGGLFKPGYNSEVDRLKQISSETNKLLLEFESSERQRTGIKSLRVGYNRNFGYFIEITRSNLNLVPENYHRKQTLVNAERFSTEELLEMEEEITGARDKLAGLEYELFEDLRREVGNYTDQLLKASFEIAKIDSLQGLAESAERFNFSRPLFSENNVMHIVKSRHPVVEQLSAERFVPNDIIIDNKNYILIITGPNMAGKSTYIRSTALIAIMAQMGSFVPAERAELPLFDRLFARVGASDDLSRGHSTFMVEMQETAAILKEATANSLIILDEIGRGTSTYDGMSIARSVIEYLSRKIKAKTLFSTHYHELTNLENELEGIKNYTIAVKEKGKDVIFLRQVIPGKADKSYGINVARLAGVPMEVLIRAETILNELELASSKASEHQLSLLPMVSEPVLDHLKELEAAEIIRELDLNRMTPLEALQKMYELQKQLMEEDNESEQEGAG, translated from the coding sequence TTGAATCGCACCAGTCCGATGATGGAACAATATAAGAATATTAAGGCTCAACATCCGGATAAACTGCTCATGTTTCAGGTTGGCGATTTCTACGAATTCTTTTACGAGGATGCCCGGACAGCAGCAAGGGAAATGGATATAGCCTTAACCTCGCGTGATACAGGCAGTGAAAATCCCATACCACTGGCCGGTGTGCCAATCCATGCGGCTGATACATACCTGAATAAACTACTCGGAAAAGGGTTTAAGGTTGTAATTTGCGAGCAGGTTGAGAGTTCATCACAGGCCAAAGGATTAGTCAGGCGCGAAATTACCAGAATTTTAACTCCCGGTACAATAATCGATCCGGAAATGCTTGAGGAAAGCCGCAATAATTATCTTGTTACCCTGATCAAAAATGAAAGCAGTTACGGTCTTGCCGCTGTTGATGTTTCCACTGGAGATTTTCAGATAACCGAACAGAGTGGGGAAGATGCCTGGGAAATTATAATCGATGAAGTTAACAGGCTGCAGCCCTCAGAAATTCTCTGTTCTTCTCCTGAGCTTGAGTTATTATCAAATTACCTTTCAAAATCAAACGGGGGATGCCTGACCAGTTCACTGCAGTCAATCCCAACCGGCCCTGTTGCCCGGGAATTAATAACAGCACAGTGGGGCGAAGCTATTTGGGATGATCTTTCATTGGACCATTATCCCCGGGCTGTATCAGCAGCAGCAGCAGTTATTACTTACCTTGAATTGCTTCAACAAATCCCATCCGGAAAGAGCCATTTTCATCACCTTGATCTATATTTCATCAATAAAAATATGATCATCGATATGATAACCAGCCGTAATCTCGAACTTACCCAGTCACTGCGTGAAGGAGGTAAAAGAGGCAGTTTACTTGGCCTATTGGATAACTGCCTGACCGGAATGGGCCGGAGATTATTCAGGCGTTGGATTGAGCAGCCGCTGGTTAACTTAGTTTTGATCAATAAACGTCTGGATTCAGTTGAAGAACTCCTGACGAAACCCATACAGCGCAGGGCGTTGAGAAAGAAACTTGAAGAAATATTCGACCTGGAAAGATTCTGCAGTAAACTTTCTTTTGAAAGGGTCAATGCCCGCGATCTGGTTTCACTGAAAAATACGCTGAAGGAAATTGAACTACTCCGAGAAAAGATCTGTGAGCTGGAATCTGAACTTCTCAGAGATACAGCGGTCGGTATACCCTCATTTGATGATTTAATTTGTACGCTTGAAAAAGCTCTAGTTGAGGATCCTCCTCTTGCAATTAAAGAGGGAGGACTCTTTAAGCCAGGATATAACTCAGAAGTAGACCGGTTAAAACAAATTTCAAGTGAGACCAACAAGCTCTTGCTTGAATTTGAAAGCAGTGAACGGCAACGAACCGGTATTAAATCCCTCCGTGTAGGCTATAATCGAAACTTCGGTTACTTCATTGAAATAACCAGGTCAAACCTCAATCTGGTTCCGGAGAATTATCATAGAAAACAAACCCTGGTTAATGCTGAACGTTTTTCAACAGAAGAGCTGCTGGAGATGGAAGAAGAGATCACAGGAGCCAGGGATAAGCTGGCCGGTTTGGAATATGAGCTTTTTGAAGACCTGCGCCGTGAAGTTGGAAATTATACAGATCAGCTTTTAAAAGCATCCTTCGAGATTGCCAAGATTGACTCTCTTCAGGGCTTGGCCGAATCAGCGGAAAGATTTAATTTCAGCCGTCCGCTATTTTCTGAAAATAATGTAATGCATATCGTTAAATCACGGCATCCGGTTGTAGAACAGTTATCTGCCGAAAGATTTGTTCCCAACGACATAATTATCGACAACAAAAACTATATTCTTATTATTACCGGTCCCAACATGGCCGGAAAAAGTACCTATATTCGCAGTACAGCGCTAATCGCTATTATGGCTCAAATGGGCAGTTTTGTCCCCGCTGAAAGAGCCGAACTGCCCCTGTTTGATCGCCTCTTTGCCAGGGTAGGTGCCAGCGATGATCTTAGCCGCGGCCACAGCACCTTTATGGTTGAAATGCAGGAAACGGCGGCAATTCTAAAGGAGGCCACAGCAAATAGTTTAATTATTCTTGACGAGATAGGCCGGGGAACCAGTACTTATGACGGAATGAGTATCGCTCGCAGCGTGATTGAATATCTAAGCCGAAAAATTAAGGCCAAAACTCTTTTTTCGACGCATTATCATGAACTGACCAATCTTGAAAATGAACTGGAAGGCATTAAAAACTATACAATTGCCGTAAAGGAAAAGGGGAAGGATGTAATTTTCTTACGGCAGGTTATTCCGGGCAAGGCAGATAAAAGTTATGGAATAAACGTGGCTCGCCTTGCCGGTGTCCCCATGGAAGTACTGATAAGGGCGGAAACAATTCTGAATGAACTGGAGCTCGCTTCTTCAAAAGCTTCCGAACACCAGCTAAGTTTGCTGCCCATGGTTTCAGAACCGGTTCTCGATCATCTGAAAGAGTTGGAAGCTGCTGAAATAATCAGGGAGCTGGATTTAAACCGGATGACACCGCTGGAAGCGCTGCAGAAGATGTATGAACTGCAGAAACAGTTGATGGAAGAGGACAATGAATCCGAACAGGAAGGTGCCGGATAA
- a CDS encoding FAD-binding oxidoreductase, producing MAKNKIYDVIVVGCGSVGNPTAYHLSKQGLKVLVIDKRSSAGQGENKTAIGGVRATHSDPGKISLGLESIRIFSTWKDRYGFDIEWKPGGYCFPVYDENIENTLKGLLPYQKSYGLNINWVSVDEIKEIIPGINPDGLRGGTYSPEDGQVSSILVPIAFQREGERCGAEYHFNERVIGYLRDGDRITGVKTDKGIYSSSWVVLAAGSDAAEHGPMLGFDIPVTPDSHEAGISAPIEPFLAPLIVDLRPGPEGKTTNFYFGQNKEGQIIFCYTPKDLFVGTNRESLSEFLPVLAGRMIALIPKFKNLLIRRIWRGCYPMTPDGVPIIDYAPGLKGIILAVGMCGQGLMLGPGVGLNVTSMITSNQPCISEEAHDCFCCDRDFYKAEKETLK from the coding sequence ATGGCAAAAAATAAAATATATGATGTAATAGTTGTCGGCTGTGGAAGTGTGGGAAACCCTACTGCATACCATCTCTCGAAACAAGGATTGAAAGTGCTTGTAATTGACAAACGCTCTTCTGCCGGTCAGGGCGAAAATAAAACTGCTATCGGCGGAGTAAGGGCCACTCATTCCGATCCGGGCAAGATCAGTTTAGGACTTGAAAGTATACGAATCTTCTCAACCTGGAAGGATCGATATGGATTTGATATCGAGTGGAAACCTGGAGGATACTGCTTTCCCGTCTATGATGAAAATATTGAAAATACTCTCAAGGGATTGCTGCCCTACCAAAAGAGCTACGGTTTGAACATTAACTGGGTCAGTGTTGATGAAATTAAAGAAATTATACCTGGCATTAATCCTGACGGCCTCCGGGGAGGAACCTATTCTCCTGAAGACGGGCAGGTTTCATCTATCCTTGTCCCCATTGCTTTTCAACGGGAAGGGGAACGATGCGGGGCCGAATATCACTTTAACGAAAGAGTTATAGGATATCTGCGTGATGGTGACAGAATTACCGGGGTGAAAACAGATAAGGGAATTTATTCATCCTCATGGGTGGTTCTTGCTGCCGGGTCTGATGCTGCAGAACACGGACCAATGCTTGGTTTTGATATCCCGGTTACCCCGGATTCTCATGAAGCTGGTATCTCAGCTCCGATTGAACCGTTTCTGGCACCTTTAATCGTTGATCTAAGGCCGGGCCCTGAAGGGAAAACAACTAATTTTTATTTCGGACAAAATAAAGAAGGTCAGATTATCTTCTGCTACACACCGAAGGATCTATTTGTCGGCACCAACAGGGAATCACTGTCGGAATTTCTGCCTGTCCTTGCCGGAAGAATGATCGCCTTGATCCCAAAATTTAAGAATCTTTTAATCCGCAGAATATGGAGGGGTTGTTATCCCATGACCCCGGATGGTGTGCCTATCATCGATTATGCACCCGGTCTGAAAGGGATTATTCTTGCGGTTGGAATGTGCGGTCAGGGACTTATGCTTGGGCCGGGAGTGGGGCTTAATGTTACCTCAATGATTACCAGCAATCAGCCGTGCATCTCTGAGGAAGCTCATGATTGCTTCTGCTGTGATAGGGATTTTTACAAGGCTGAGAAAGAAACCCTCAAGTAA
- a CDS encoding 4Fe-4S binding protein, translating to MGKTKFNLKVYSDRCKDCGICFAFCPKDNLKPSEDGSPVMIDPEACTGCKLCEYMCPDFAIQVLKEKRDEAEDEGPEIAE from the coding sequence ATGGGTAAAACAAAATTCAACCTGAAAGTATACAGTGATCGATGCAAGGATTGTGGAATCTGTTTCGCTTTCTGCCCAAAAGATAATTTAAAACCTAGCGAAGATGGTTCACCGGTAATGATAGATCCCGAAGCATGTACCGGCTGTAAATTGTGTGAGTATATGTGTCCGGACTTTGCTATTCAGGTGCTCAAAGAAAAAAGGGACGAAGCGGAAGATGAAGGACCTGAAATAGCTGAATAA
- the proC gene encoding pyrroline-5-carboxylate reductase, with amino-acid sequence MNNFLIGLIGCGAMGSALVKGMVEKGGMNPNSIYLFDLNKDRQQQLVDMIKAKPAETYAQMTEKCTHIFIAVKPQDTEGLLYSLKTLVRPEQIIVSIAAGTTISYIESCLISGSKIIRLMPNTPCLIGEGAVAMSTGDAVTEQEIKDLEQILKPLGLIIRLPEKLMDAATGLSGTGPAYVYLFIETMIDAGVSVGIRRDVASKLVIQNVIGAAKMLEINTQHPAELRNIVTSPAGTTSSALLVLEESGFRSCLIKAVREATRRSEELRRG; translated from the coding sequence ATGAATAATTTTTTAATCGGTTTGATCGGTTGTGGAGCCATGGGTTCTGCACTGGTAAAGGGTATGGTTGAAAAGGGCGGTATGAACCCAAATTCTATTTATCTTTTTGATCTTAACAAAGATCGCCAGCAGCAGCTGGTTGATATGATTAAAGCCAAACCGGCAGAGACATATGCGCAGATGACCGAAAAATGTACGCATATCTTCATTGCAGTTAAACCACAGGATACGGAAGGTTTGCTCTATTCCTTAAAGACATTGGTTCGTCCTGAGCAGATTATAGTTTCCATAGCAGCAGGGACGACCATCAGCTACATAGAGAGCTGCCTGATAAGTGGAAGTAAAATCATCAGATTAATGCCGAATACTCCTTGTCTGATCGGTGAAGGTGCGGTTGCAATGAGTACTGGCGATGCAGTTACAGAACAGGAGATCAAAGATTTGGAGCAAATACTAAAACCTCTTGGGCTGATTATCCGTTTACCTGAAAAGCTGATGGATGCGGCAACTGGTTTAAGCGGTACAGGTCCGGCATATGTTTATCTATTTATTGAGACTATGATCGATGCCGGAGTGTCGGTAGGTATCCGTAGAGATGTTGCTTCAAAATTAGTGATTCAAAATGTAATCGGCGCCGCCAAAATGCTTGAGATCAATACACAACACCCTGCTGAACTGCGAAATATTGTTACTTCTCCTGCCGGAACAACCAGTTCTGCCCTACTTGTTTTGGAGGAGTCGGGTTTCAGAAGTTGCCTGATTAAAGCTGTCAGAGAAGCCACCAGGCGGTCTGAAGAATTGAGAAGGGGTTAA
- a CDS encoding VTT domain-containing protein, whose product METVEPVEQFYDMLEMIVTRYGPYGIALVMAAESAGLPFASIIIILTAGTLILRGSISFFTVFLASTIGITIGSIISYLLGLLGNMAGTALRNFYRFRHNGNKPLLEKKRKSSRALQFWERYGNFSIFMAQLWGVTRTFISFPAGVMHMNFLFFVVYTFLGGAIYSLSAIAISIALAGTMGYTIKILRVLAGLSPWLLLIPVLLVAALIYLYRRNIINPEFFIKQWSKIKKGFKGY is encoded by the coding sequence ATGGAAACAGTTGAACCTGTTGAACAATTCTATGATATGCTCGAAATGATCGTTACCCGCTATGGCCCATATGGAATAGCGTTGGTGATGGCTGCAGAAAGCGCCGGTCTGCCCTTTGCATCGATAATTATAATTTTAACGGCCGGAACATTAATTCTTCGGGGTAGCATATCTTTCTTTACGGTATTTCTTGCTTCAACGATCGGGATCACTATCGGCAGTATAATCAGCTACTTGCTCGGATTGCTCGGTAATATGGCCGGAACCGCGCTCAGGAATTTCTATCGTTTCAGGCATAACGGTAACAAACCATTACTTGAGAAAAAAAGGAAGAGCTCCAGAGCGCTGCAGTTCTGGGAAAGATACGGTAATTTTTCAATATTCATGGCTCAACTATGGGGAGTAACCAGGACATTTATATCCTTTCCGGCCGGTGTCATGCATATGAACTTTTTATTTTTTGTCGTTTATACATTTCTTGGAGGGGCAATTTACAGTCTTTCTGCGATAGCGATCAGTATTGCCCTGGCCGGAACTATGGGGTATACGATTAAGATATTACGAGTGTTAGCCGGTTTATCTCCCTGGCTGCTTTTGATTCCGGTTTTACTGGTTGCAGCCCTTATTTATTTATACCGTAGAAATATTATTAATCCGGAATTTTTTATAAAGCAATGGTCGAAAATTAAAAAAGGATTTAAAGGTTACTAA